Part of the Lucilia cuprina isolate Lc7/37 chromosome 5, ASM2204524v1, whole genome shotgun sequence genome is shown below.
ctagacctttaacaatatcttcagcatttacaaaaattttcactttattgtcacaatttaacatataatatgtttcataaattgtcaagaaacttgaacattatatgcctaaaattttattgactatttaagaattagaaatattgctagcacaaaaattcaaaatgaaatattaaaaataaatctaaaatagaaaagaaggccatacaatttttttcaatcaattaaaaaattaattgaattcattaaaaatttaatcaaaattttatacctaagtttcaaacagtttcaaaaaacgagataattaagacaattaaaaatttgtttaaataataaataaagaaaattaaaacatgttaattgaaaataaactactgataattttttctgtttgataaacatagaaaataactgtaaaaattAGCAAATTTAAAAGCCATTATTTTTGGGGCATCGTAAACTAAATTACGTAGTTTTTACCTTTTGCTGCAATATTACTTACCTATCTATAGGATAAGTAAAGATTTAGCTGGGATCCAGATCCAATATTGAAAATCTGAGATTATTTAtcttttccatcaaaaatctaTTTCTATATCGGTTGTAGATTCTTAAATAACAACTGGATCGAGTGAAAATCCATTAAAAATCAATCTTTATATGGAAAATTCTAAAATCGCTGCTAGATCCTTTAATAATGATCCAGAGAAAAGCTGTGATCATgcttccttaaataacgcttcatatgagtataaaatattaaaaattgaattaaaatgtttaaggatTTTCTTTTGAACTTATcatttcttcaaaaataaaccattttagtgaaaattctttgtaaaatttacttaatgttaagtaaaatcaattaaattatccTTATGCAGGAAATAAACTAATCTAAATcctttttaatctttaaaaagataatgagaaatataaatatgtaacagAAGTAACCATTTccgttttttctttcaattgcaTTTCAAGTATCAGATTTAGTATTAAGAAAGAAAAGTGCTTAAAAAGATGCTCTAAGCAATTAGTTTTAGgcgacaattttaataaaaatttataattaaacaaaattaaaataaacactaacaaaaacactttttaacaaaaagtaaaagacaaacatataaacaacaaaaaacataggCATCAAACACACAAACTACAGTAATAACACTATAAAAAGCAAGCAACCATGCGAAGccattgtaaaataaataaagcaaaacacaaaaacaacaacaacaacagtgcCGTAATAAGTGATTATCATTCATGACACTtgagtaaactattaaaaaatggaGTCGATTCATAGGCAGTGTTGTTATGTGTTTGGTTGTGTGTTTGCTTGCTTGGTAAACAATGTAATAAAGAAAGAGAGAGCATTATATTCAagcaattgtatatgataagaGTAATGAGTAAGCAGTAGTTTAGTTTAATAATTGtattagagagagagagagagagggagtaGTAGTTAATTATGAAATTGTTTGTAAGAGGGTGTATGTAGGGAAGCAACAGGTAGaacttgttgttttttgttttcacaaaCAAGTGTGTTTTAAGATTTCTACTCAAAGAGAGTAAAAGAAAATGATCTTATTTGGTGTGTTTTTTGAGATTTGTTTTAGAGGGAAATAAGCAGAGTTGTGTCAACGATTAAAACAGTCTGAGTACAAACGTTAAACAAGTAACAAGTTATAAACGgaatacaattttaaagaaacaaagaaaaaaatttagatttttaattaaaaaaaataataacataaaacaataacaaaatgattACCATGAACGAATTAGTGGATTTAagaatgcaacaacaaattgcCCATGAAATACTCTATAGGCAACAAATTATGCAACGTATACCCGATCCATTTGCTGCCATGATGCCCGCCATGCATCATATGCCGCCACAAATGTTAATACCCTCTCATCCCCCCTTACCGGGGGTCGAGGCCAAATTGGAGAATAATGATTTATGGCAACAATTCCATAAAATTGGCACCGAAATGATTATCACCAAAAGTGGAAGGTATGtagaagtttgtttttttataaaaatgtgtgaTCTTCTTGTTATCAGtcattgaaaaattgtttattgtaaatttaaatagacATTTCTGTTATTTGCTAAAGATTTTTCTGCTTAAATCTATAGTTTCTTGTGTCTAAacaattataaagtttaaaataaacaaaaaaatgtctctttataacaaaaaagataacaaagtttttaagataacttaatatgcaataaaataaataattaacaactttctttttttcactttattccAGACGTATGTTTCCCTCTATGCGTGTTTCTCTTAAGGGTTTGGAAGAGGAATCGCAATATTGTGTTTTGATTGAAATGGTACCCATTGGTGATTGCCGTTATAAGTTTTCTGGTTCTCAATGGGTGCCCGCCGGTGGTGCAGAACCTCAGTCGCCTCAGAGAATGTATTTGCATCCCGACAGCCCCGCCACCGGTTCTCATTGGCAAGCTCAACCCATACTCTTCAATAAGGTCAAATTGACCAACAATACTTTGGATAATAATGGTCATGTAAGTATCTTAACAAAAGCCCAAAAgcatttctataattttattagaaattttattaatttaaaatttttttcttaattttgtttagATTGTTTTGGCCAGTATGCATAAATATCAGCCACGTATACATGTGATACGTACCAATGATTTAGCACAAATACCCTGGGCTCCTCAGCAGGCCTTTGTATTTCCCGAGACCGAATTTGTAGCAGTAACCGCTTATCAGgttggtatttttttacaattatttaacaaaataagagTGAAACAAATgaggtttatttaaaaattataaaaaaaaatttacctaaACCCAACTTctctctttaagaaaaaaagacaaaaactcAGCGGTGGTCTTCTAATAGAAAATTAGCAACCTCCTGTTGTGTCATTGTTGTCtctaaaaactataaacatacCCTAACTCTTTTACTAATTATCTATCTCTCCTcattctctctctctttttagAATGATCGCATTACAAAATTGAAAATCGATAACAATCCTTTTGCCAAAGGTTTCCGTGAGTCTGGACAATCGAAATGTAAAAGGAAAATGTCTCTATCACCTTCTCCATCGGaggaaaatcaaaataattccTCTCATTGTGATGACGATCAATCGAGTGTGGCCAGTAGTCAAGATTCACCACAAGCTAAACGTCTATGCGTGCGTGATGACCCCCTACCCTATATGgatttaaataatgttatgCGTTATGCTCTACAACCCAATATGAATGATATGATATCGCCCGCCTTCTTTCCTCAACTAGCACAGCAAGCTATGCCCTTGTTTATGCCCAGCATGCCCTCTTATATGGAACCTTTGGCAGCTCAAAGATTGCCATATCATCAGCCTTCCTCGGATTATGATTACATTTCGGGAAATGAAGAAACTTCCAGCCAAATTTCCTCCTCACATGAAGAACAAAATCCTGAGTTATTTGTAGATGTTGTTAGTACTTCTTCAGAGGAATCACAGCAATCTGCAGCTCTTTTGCCCTCGAACACCTCCCCCAGCAACTCACCAAGACTTTCGGTTTGTGAACCCCCTGCGAAACGTAGCAGTTTTAGCATATCCTCCATATTGGGTAGCAATACCCGCAGTGCTGtctctgtttaaaaaaaataagaaatcaaatgaaaattctctctttctctctctctatttGTGATGCTGAgcattttcttgt
Proteins encoded:
- the LOC111681039 gene encoding T-box-containing protein TBX6L-like; this translates as MITMNELVDLRMQQQIAHEILYRQQIMQRIPDPFAAMMPAMHHMPPQMLIPSHPPLPGVEAKLENNDLWQQFHKIGTEMIITKSGRRMFPSMRVSLKGLEEESQYCVLIEMVPIGDCRYKFSGSQWVPAGGAEPQSPQRMYLHPDSPATGSHWQAQPILFNKVKLTNNTLDNNGHIVLASMHKYQPRIHVIRTNDLAQIPWAPQQAFVFPETEFVAVTAYQNDRITKLKIDNNPFAKGFRESGQSKCKRKMSLSPSPSEENQNNSSHCDDDQSSVASSQDSPQAKRLCVRDDPLPYMDLNNVMRYALQPNMNDMISPAFFPQLAQQAMPLFMPSMPSYMEPLAAQRLPYHQPSSDYDYISGNEETSSQISSSHEEQNPELFVDVVSTSSEESQQSAALLPSNTSPSNSPRLSVCEPPAKRSSFSISSILGSNTRSAVSV